Proteins encoded within one genomic window of Lynx canadensis isolate LIC74 chromosome B2, mLynCan4.pri.v2, whole genome shotgun sequence:
- the GPR63 gene encoding probable G-protein coupled receptor 63 translates to MVFSAVLTASHTGATNTTFVVYENTYMNITVPPPFQHHGVGPLLRYSMETMAPTGISSLTVNSTAVTPTPAVFKSLNLPLQIILSAIMIFILFVSFLGNLVVCLMVYQKAAMRSAINILLASLAFADMLLAVLNMPFALVTILTTRWIFGKFFCRVSAMFFWLFVIEGVAILLIISIDRFLIIVQRQDKLNPYRAKILIAVSWTASFCIAFPLAVGNPDLQIPSRAPQCVFGYTTNPGYQAYVILITLVSFFIPFLVILYSFMGILNTLRHNALRIHSYPEGICLSQASKLGLMSLQRPFQMSIDMGFKTRAFTTILILFAVFIICWAPFTTYSLVATFSEHFYYKHNFFEISTWLLWLCYLKSALNPLIYYWRIKKFHDACLDMMPKSFKFLPRLPGHTRRRIRPSAVYVCGEHRTVV, encoded by the coding sequence ATGGTCTTCTCTGCAGTGTTGACTGCGTCCCATACTGGGGCAACGAACACAACATTTGTAGTCTATGAAAACACTTACATGAACATTACGGTTCCTCCGCCATTCCAACATCACGGCGTTGGTCCATTGCTCAGATACAGTATGGAAACCATGGCTCCCACTGGGATCAGTTCCTTGACAGTGAATAGCACAGCTGTAACCCCAACACCAGCAGTTTTTAAGAGCCTAAACTTGCCTCTCCAGATCATTCTTTCTGCTATAATGATATTTATTCTGTTTGTATCTTTTCTTGGGAACTTGGTTGTTTGTTTGATGGTTTACCAAAAAGCTGCCATGCGCTCTGCAATTAACATTCTCCTTGCCAGCCTGGCATTTGCAGACATGTTGCTTGCAGTGCTGAACATGCCCTTTGCCTTGGTAACTATTCTTACTACAAGATGGATTTTTGGGAAATTCTTCTGTAGGGTATCTGCTATGTTTTTCTGGTTGTTTGTGATAGAGGGAGTAGCCATCCTGCTTATAATTAGCATTGATAGGTTCCTTATTATAGTTCAGAGGCAGGATAAACTAAATCCATATAGGGCAAAGATTCTAATTGCTGTTTCTTGGACGGCTTCCTTTTGTATAGCTTTTCCTTTGGCTGTAGGAAACCCTGACCTGCAGATCCCTTCTCGAGCCCCCCAGTGTGTGTTTGGGTATACAACCAATCCAGGTTATCAAGCTTATGTGATTTTGATTACTCTAGTTTCTTTCTTCATACCCTTCCTGGTGATACTGTATTCATTTATGGGCATACTCAACACCCTTCGGCACAATGCCTTGAGGATCCATAGCTACCCCGAGGGGATATGCCTCAGCCAGGCCAGCAAACTGGGTCTCATGAGTCTACAGAGACCCTTCCAGATGAGCATTGACATGGGCTTTAAAACACGTGCCTTCACCACCATTTTGATTCTCTTTGCTGTCTTCATCATCTGCTGGGCCCCGTTCACCACTTACAGCCTTGTGGCAACGTTCAGTGAGCACTTTTACTATAAGCACAACTTTTTTGAGATTAGCACCTGGCTACTCTGGCTCTGCTACCTCAAGTCTGCATTGAACCCACTGATTTACTACTGGAGGATTAAGAAATTCCATGACGCCTGCCTGGACATGATGCCTAAATCCTTCAAGTTTTTGCCGCGTCTTCCCGGCCACACAAGGAGAAGAATCCGTCCCAGTGCTGTCTATGTGTGTGGGGAACACCGAACAGTGGTGTGA